A genomic stretch from Sporocytophaga myxococcoides DSM 11118 includes:
- the moaA gene encoding GTP 3',8-cyclase MoaA, with protein MLADKYGRTFKTLRVSLTNACNLFCNYCTDQPASEKASQPEDNVLSTKDYIKIINSLHNRLNLETIRLTGGEPLLYKDISNLIEGIREIGIKNVKLTTNAVFLKEKAVPLKNAGITNINVSLDSLDPESFFKISKRRNLKKILEGIDHALAIGIPVKVNTVVMKGMNTDQILPLLEFARERSISIRFLEVMKMGHLHNSYQDLYFSQEEILEKIAEQHQFIPMDREHGATATYWITDKKQVFGIIANESHPFCGDCNRLRLDSYGNIYGCLSNDNGISIKDHSDDSLKLEYSLKQALLQKQEVQFAGSVMSMRYIGG; from the coding sequence ATGTTGGCTGATAAATATGGTAGAACATTTAAAACATTACGGGTAAGTCTTACCAATGCCTGTAATCTGTTCTGTAACTACTGTACAGATCAGCCTGCCAGCGAGAAGGCTTCACAACCTGAAGACAATGTTCTGTCTACAAAGGATTATATTAAAATTATTAATAGTCTACACAACCGTCTAAACCTTGAAACAATAAGGCTTACAGGCGGAGAACCTTTGCTCTACAAAGATATCAGCAACCTGATTGAAGGTATCAGAGAGATTGGTATCAAAAATGTTAAACTGACTACCAATGCAGTTTTCCTGAAAGAAAAAGCTGTACCTCTAAAGAATGCAGGTATAACCAATATTAATGTCTCACTAGACAGCCTGGATCCGGAATCTTTCTTTAAAATATCAAAAAGAAGAAATCTGAAGAAGATCCTTGAGGGTATTGATCATGCTCTCGCCATAGGCATTCCTGTAAAAGTTAATACAGTTGTGATGAAAGGAATGAATACTGATCAGATCCTTCCTTTACTTGAATTTGCAAGAGAAAGGAGTATCAGCATTCGGTTTCTTGAGGTAATGAAAATGGGACATCTTCACAATAGCTATCAGGACCTGTATTTTTCACAGGAAGAAATACTTGAAAAAATTGCCGAGCAACATCAGTTCATACCAATGGACAGAGAACATGGCGCTACGGCTACTTACTGGATAACCGACAAAAAACAAGTCTTTGGAATTATAGCAAATGAAAGTCATCCCTTTTGTGGAGATTGCAATAGATTGCGACTTGATAGTTATGGCAATATTTATGGCTGCCTGAGCAATGATAATGGTATAAGTATTAAAGATCACTCTGATGATTCATTAAAATTAGAATATTCATTAAAACAAGCGCTTCTGCAAAAACAAGAAGTTCAGTTTGCAGGCAGTGTTATGTCTATGAGATATATTGGAGGATAA